CGCGGGCGGCTTGTCGTTGTCACCCGTGAGGTCCAGGCCCAGGCCGGGGCTGCCCTGCGCGGCCGGCTTCGCGCTCGGCGTGGGCTTCGCGGCGGGCGCGGCCGGGGTGGCCGTGGGCGCGGGCGTCGTCGTCACCGCGGCGGGCGGCGTGGCGGGGTTGCCCACAGGCGCGGTGTCGCTGGTGGCGGAGGAGGACTCCTCGGAGGTGTCCTCGGCCGGGGCGGTGACCTTGCCCTTGCCGCGCTTGGCGGACGCCTTCTTCTTCGAGGAAGCCTTCGAAGAGGCCCCCTTCTTCTTCTTCTTCGACTGACCCGCCAGGTCCAGCCCTTCGAAGGACTGGGCCAGCGTGGGGGCCGTGTACGCGAGCGTGAGCCCGAGGACGGCGAGGCGGAGGAACCGGTGGGTGCGCATGAGTCTTTAGGAACCGGAGGGGAAGAAGAAGGACAGGCCCAGCTCGAACAGGATCTGGTTGCGGAGGTAGCTGGGCGTGGGCTCCCGGCCCTTCTCCACGTAGATGATGTCGCGCAGCTCCGTGCGCAGCGTCATCCAGCGGTTGAAGAAGAAGCGCAGGCCCACGCCCACGTTGCCGCCGCCCGTGAGGTACGACTTGCTGCCCGCGACGGGCGAGCCGTCCGCCAGCGGCTCCGCCGGGCCCTTGTACTGGACGACGGACCCGCCCACGACGCCGTACATGTCGAAGTGGACGAACTTCTCCGCCAGGAGCGACAGCTTGCCGTAGATGGGCGCCCACTGGACGTCCACGCCGCCCATCAGCGTCAACTGGCCGGGCGCGTACCCGTCCAGTTCGCCCTTGGAGGGCGCGCGGCAGCCGCGGGTGTCACCGCCCTCGCCCGGCGTGAAGGTGCAGATCTGCGCGGAGCCCGCCACGGAGTTCAGCGCGTAGCCGCCGCGCAGGCCCACGCCCAGCGTCTCCATGGGGAAGTAGGTGACGGTGCCGCCGAAGAGGTACTTCTTGAAGAACGCGTCGCGGATGGTGATGGACGCGGACGGGCTGACCTCGAAGCGACCCTTCTTGAGGAACATGTGGCCGGACACCGGCCGGATGCGCTCGCGAAGGGGCCCCAGGGCGTCCTTGTCCACCTCGGACACGTCGCCGGCCTCCTCCTCCTGGGAGGTGGCGGGCGGGTTGGAGTTGGCCGCGGTCTTCGGAGCCGGGGTCGCGGGGGCCGGAGCGGGCGTGGCCGGAGCCGGAGCCGCGGCGGCCGGCGCGGGGGCCTGGTCGGCGCCAGCGAGCGCGGGCACGCCGGCGCACAGGGTCAGGAGCAGACGGAAGGCGGGCTTCATTCGGACTCCCTCCCCGTCGACTTGAGGGGCAGGAAGATGGAGATGCCCGCGTTGAGGGTCATGACGTTCTGGAGGGCGCCCTTGCTGCTGCCCAGGGGCTGGTCCACGTAGGAGGTGTTGATGAGGGCCACGTTGACGGCCAGGTAGTCCTTGGTGACGAAGCGCATGCCCAGGCCCAGGTCGAAGGCCGGGTTGAGGCCGCGGTCCGGCAGCGCGGAGGTCTCCGTCCTCACCACGCCCATGCCACCCAGCAGGTAGCCGTCGAAGTGGAGGATGGAGTTGAGGAAGGACACCTTGCCGTAGAGCGGCGCCCACTCCAGGTCGCCCATGGCCGACCAGTTCGGCACGGAGCTGTAGATCTTGCTGTTGAAGGTGCGCTTCGCCGTGCGGACGTCATCCGACGGGATGACCTGGATGAGCGAGCCACGCGCCGAGATGGCCAGCGTGTCCGACAGGTACCAGGCCGCGCGCAGCGAGCCGCCGAACTTCGAATAGAACGGATCGTTCACGGAGATGCTCACGAACGGTGAGATCTCCAGGCGGTTCTTCTTCAGGTAGACCTTGCGCTGAACGCTCTTCACCCGGTCGTCCTGGGTGATGTCCGTGAGCGGCATCAGCGCTTCGATCGGGATGTCCTTCGCCGGGGCGGCGGCAGGCGGCGACGCGGGACGGGCTTCCTCGTCCGGCGGCGGCGCGGGGTTCTCTTCGGGTGGCTTGGCCTGGGAGTCCTCGGTCAGATCGAGGCCCATGCCTTGCTGGTTCTGGGCGGGGGCCAGCGCGGGCCACATCAGGCTCAGCGCAAGCAGCAGCGTGGGGCGGTTCAAGTCCGGGCGCTCCGTGGGGGGAGGGAACGTACTGCCACCGGAAGGCAGCATGACATCAGCCGCACCATCCTATCGGCCGTATTCCCAACCATCAACCAGCAGAATGCGCCTGCCTCCTCTGTATTCCTCCCGTATCGCTTCACAATTCCACTGTGCTCACGCCCCGAGGGTCAGGGGTTGGCGCGCGAAAGTGGTGTGCTACCGTTCGCGGGTTCCGGGCGTCGCTCTTCCCCCCTTGGCGCGCCCTGTTTCCATCCTTCCTAGAGGTCTGAAAGATGTTCGTGCGAACCGCGCTCTTCCTGTCCGCCGCCCTGATGCTGGGAGGCTGCGACGTCACCACCGAGCTGGGCAAGCCGTGCCAACTGGTGCGCAGGGCCACGGACCAGGAGCGGGAGGCGCAGGGCCGCAAGTTCGTGGAGATCCAGGAGAAGGACATCGCCGTGGATCAGGACTTCATCTCCTTCGGTTCGCTGGACTGCGAGGACCTCATCTGCGTCCGTGACGACCAGAGCCCCCGCAGCGACAACCCGGAGGCGTTCGCCCTGGGCTACTGCAGCAAGGAATGCGTGCAGGGCACCACGACGGGCTGCGAGATCACCCGCACCGTGGGCGACGTGGAGGAGGGCCTCAAGGAGCGCATGACGTGCCGTCCCCTGCTCCTGGACCAGGACACGCTGGACGCCATCAAGATCGCGGACGAGGGCTTCTACCGGCGCACCTTCGGCGAGAACAACTCGCCCTACTTCTGCGCGGGCGCCGTCGCGGCGGCCCAGGGCAACTGAACGGCGCACTGAACAGTCGCCTCGCGCGAAAGGGTTAGACCTTTTCGCGCACCCCGTTCGTAAAGGCAGGGCCCGCGTTTCAAACGCCTTTGGAGCCCTGCCATGAATCGTACGGTCCTGTTCCTCGCCCTGGCTGGTGGCCTTGCCCTCACCGCGCTGGTGCTGGGCATGCCCCGCGGGGGCGGTCTCCCGCCCACGCCGCACGTCGTCGTGACGCCGCCCCCGCCCGTCCCGCAGCCGGGGCCGCGCGCGTCCACGGGCAGCCTCCAGGTGACGAGCCGGCTGTCGCACCCGTACGTGCCGGTGGGCCCCTCGGAGACGTACGTGACGGTGGACCTCACCGGCGCGGAGGTGCCCGGGGCGAAGAGGAGCCCGGTGAACCTGGCGGTGGTCATCGACCGGTCCGGGTCCATGAGCGGCTACAAGCTCCAGCAGGCGAAGCAGGCCGCGCGGCACTTGGTGTCGCTGCTGCGCGACGAGGACCGGCTGGCCATCGTGCACTACGGCAGCGACGTGAAGAGCCTGCCGTCGCTGCCGGCCACCTCGGGCAACCGCGAGCGGATGCTCCAGTTCATCGACGGCATCTGGGATGACGGCGGCACCAACATCAGCGCGGGCCTGTCCGTGGGCCGCACGCAGCTCGCTTCCGCCATGGGCGGGACGGCCTCGGTGAACCGCCTCATCCTGATGAGCGACGGCCAGCCCACCGAAGGCGTGTCCGACGAGGAGGGGCTGAAGAACGTGGTGCGGGAGATCCGCGCCTCCGGCATCACGGTGAGCTCCATTGGCGTGGGCACGGACTTCAACGAGGACCTGATGCAGGCCTTCGCGGAGTACGGCGCCGGCGCGTACGGCTTCCTCGAGGACGCGAGCAAGCTGTCCACCCTCTTCCAGCGCGACCTGCAGCAGGCCACCACCGCGGTGGCGCGCAACGTGGAGCTGTCGTTCGAATTGCCCCCGGGCACCACGCTGGGCGAGGTGCTGGGCTACCGCGCGCACCAGGCCGGCAACACCGTGCGCGTGGCGCTGCCGGACTTCTCCGCGGGCCAGGTGGAGCGCGTGGTGGCGCGGCTGCACGTGACGGGCATCGCGCCGGGCCAGTCCGTGCAGGTGGCGGGGCTGAAGGTCGCGTACACGGACCTGCTCGTGCAGAAGAACGTGGAGGACCAGTCCGTGCTGGCCGCGGTGGCCACCAACGTGCAGGAGGAAGTGGTCCAGCGCCAGGACAAGGAGGCCACGGTGTACGCGGCCCGGGCCCGCAGCGCGCAGAACCTCCAGAAGGCCGCGGAGGCGATGGCCCAGGGCAACAAGGCGGAGGCGAAGGGCTACCTCTCCCAGAACCAGGCCCTCTTCGAGGAGGCGGGCGCGGTGGCGGGCGCGGCGGCGGTGGCGGCGGATCAGGCCGAGCAGAGCCGCGCGATGCAGGAATACGACGACGCGGATTCCTATGAAGCGCAGAAGGCCGCCGTGAAGAACAGCAAGGTGAAGGCGCTCAAGAGCTTCGGGCGCATGGGCTCGACGTACTGAGTGTCAGGTCCAGGGCGTGCGAGGGGGCATCGCCCGCCCCCCTGCCCGCCCGCCATCGCGACGTCACATCTTCGCGGTTGACCTCCGGAATCGCGTGGCCCTATCTCCGCGTTCTTCCAGGCTTCACCCCCTGGAAGCAGGGCGCACAGGAGGCGCGAAACAAGCATGGCGGCGAGCGCGAGCACCCCGTGGGTCGGGGTCATCATGGGCGGCAAGAGCGACCTGGAGCACCTGCAACCGGCGATCGACATCCTCGCCGAGCTGCGCATCCCGCACGAGGTGCGCGTCGTGTCCGCGCACCGCACGCCGGACTGGATGATGGAGTACGCGTCCAGCGCGGAGGGCCGCGGCCTGTCCGTCATCATCGCCGCGGCGGGCGGCGCGGCGCACCTGCCCGGCATGGTGTCCAGCAAGACGCTCCTGCCGGTGCTGGGCGTGCCCATGCCCACCACGGTGCTGTCCGGCTTCGACGCGCTGCTCTCCATCGTGCAGATGCCCAAGGGCGTCCCGGTGGGCACGCAGGCCATTGGCAAGCCGGGGGCCGCCAACGCGGCGCTGCACGCGGCGGCCATCCTGGCGCTGAAGTACCCGGAGCTGCGCGAGCGGCTGGCCGCCTGGCGCAAGGCCCGCACGGATGAGGTGCTGGCGCAGCGCGAGGTGGCGGGATGAGCGGCCCCATGGTGCTTCCCGGAGGGACGCTGGGCATCCTGGGCGGCGGACAGTTGGGGCGCATGATGGCGCTCGCGGCGCGCACGCTGGGCTACCAGGTGCAGGCGTTGGATCCGGACTCGGCGTGCCCGTCCCGCTCCGTGGTGGACCGCTGCCTCACCGCGTCCTTCACCGACACGGCGGCGGCCGAGGACCTGGCGCGCCAGTGCGACGTGGTGACGCTGGAGATTGAAAAGGTCTCGCTGGCCACGCTCAATGCCGTATCCCGGCACGCGCCCATGCGGCCCGGCGCCTCCGTGCTGGAGGTGGTGCAGCACCGCGGCCGGCAGAAGGCGTGGCTCGCGAAGGGCGGCTTCCCGCTGGGCCCGTGGCGCGAGGCGAACTCGGAGGCGGAGCTGTCCCAGGCCATCACCGCGCTGGGCGGCAAATGCTTCATCAAGTCCAGCGAGGGCGGCTACGACGGGCGCGGCCAGTCCGAGGTGAAGTCGGCCTCCGAGGCGGGCGTCGCGTGGAAGGAGCTGGGTGAGCGCTCCGTGGTGGTGGAGGCCGCGCTGGACCTGAAGGCGGAGCTGTCCGTGCTGGTGGCGCGCGGGCCGGACGGGCAGCTGGCGGTGTATCCGCCCGCGTTCAACCACCATGAGGAGCGCATCCTCGCGTGGTCGCTGTTGCCGGGTCCGCTGCCCCCCGCCGTGCTGACGCAGGCGTCGCAGGTGGCGCGCGACATCACCGCGGGCCTGAAGGTGGAGGGCTTGTTGGTGGTGGAGATGTTCCTCCTGGGGGACGGGTCGCTGCTCGTCAACGAGGTGGCGCCCCGGCCGCACAACAGCTTCCACTCGACGGAGGTGGCGTGCCTCACGAGCCAGTTCGAGCAGGCCGTGCGCGCGGTGTGCAACCTGCCCCTGGGCTCCGTGGAGGTGGTGCGCCCCGCGGCCATCGTGAACCTGCTGGGTGACCTGTGGCTGCAGGAAGGTGGGCCCCGGTTCGCGCAGGCGCTGGCGCTGCCCGGCGTCCGGCTGCACCTGTACGGCAAGCGCGACGCGCGCAAGGGGCGCAAGATGGGCCACCTGTCCGCGGTGGGCTCCACGCCCGAGGACGCGCTCCAGCGCGTGAAGGCCGCCGCCAGGGCCCTGGGGATGTAACGCCCATGAAGACGAACGCCGCCCGGCTCCTGGACTCGCTCGGCATCGCGTACCGCTTGCGCGACTACGACGTGGATCCGGACGACCTGTCCGCGGAGACGGTGGCCGCCAAGGTGGGCATGCCCGCGGAGCAGGTCTTCAAGACGCTGGTGGCCAAGGGCGACCGCACCGGCGTGTTGATGGCGGTGGTGCCCGGCAACGCGGAGCTGGATTTGAAGGCCCTGGCGCGGCTGTCCGGCGACCGCAAGGTGGACACCGTGCCCCTCAAGGAATTGCAGCCGCTCACCGGCTACATCCGGGGCGGCGTCACCGCGCTGGGGGGCAAGAAGGACTACCCCGTCTTCGTGGATGAGACGCTGGAGCTGTTCGACGAGGTCGCCGTGTCGGCCGGGGTGCGCGGGACGCAGCTTGTCCTCGCCCCCGCGGACTACCTGCGCGTGACGAAGGGCAAGCCGGGACCCATCTCGCGCCCGAAGGCGTAGACCCTTTTCGCAAGCCGCGCGTTCGAAGGGACATTCCCGGCCCTTGGGGGCCGTTCCCGGGGTGTCCCGATGAATGCCGCCGTGTTGCAATTCCACCACCGCGAAGCCTTCGAGCACACCGTCACGCGCGCGCTGGCGGCAGGCGCCGGAGCGGGGCTTTTGCAGTGGGTCTCCCTGCGCGTGGGCATGCCGGTGCCGCTGACGTGGGTGGTGCCCGCGGCGGTGGTGCTGGCGTGCGCGCGGGGTGACCGGTGGGACCGGGGCCTGTTGAGCGGCCTGGGGTTGCTGCTCGTCGCGCTGCCCTATGGGCTGGGCCTGTCGCCCGCGTGGACCGTGGCCACGAGCGGCGCGGCCGCGGGCGCGCTGCTGGTGCGCTCCCGCCTCAACGACCTGGGCGAGGAGGGACAGGTCGCGGAGGCCCGCCCCACCCTCGTGCACTACGGCCTGGGCGCCGTGCTGGGCGCGGGGCTCACGCTGGCGGGCGGCGTGGTGGCGAACATCCTGGCGGTGCGGCTGGCGTCCGTGGCCACGCCCACGCTGCTGGCGGCGGCGGTGGTGGGCGGCATCGTGGGGCTCTTCGTGGGGCTGGGCGCCATCGCCGCGCACCTGGGGCTGACGGCGGATCCGGTGGAGGCGCGCGCGGAGGAGCTGCTGCCCCAGCTCTCCAGTGAT
The sequence above is drawn from the Corallococcus sp. NCRR genome and encodes:
- the ybaK gene encoding Cys-tRNA(Pro) deacylase, whose amino-acid sequence is MKTNAARLLDSLGIAYRLRDYDVDPDDLSAETVAAKVGMPAEQVFKTLVAKGDRTGVLMAVVPGNAELDLKALARLSGDRKVDTVPLKELQPLTGYIRGGVTALGGKKDYPVFVDETLELFDEVAVSAGVRGTQLVLAPADYLRVTKGKPGPISRPKA
- a CDS encoding outer membrane beta-barrel domain-containing protein; this encodes MNRPTLLLALSLMWPALAPAQNQQGMGLDLTEDSQAKPPEENPAPPPDEEARPASPPAAAPAKDIPIEALMPLTDITQDDRVKSVQRKVYLKKNRLEISPFVSISVNDPFYSKFGGSLRAAWYLSDTLAISARGSLIQVIPSDDVRTAKRTFNSKIYSSVPNWSAMGDLEWAPLYGKVSFLNSILHFDGYLLGGMGVVRTETSALPDRGLNPAFDLGLGMRFVTKDYLAVNVALINTSYVDQPLGSSKGALQNVMTLNAGISIFLPLKSTGRESE
- the purK gene encoding 5-(carboxyamino)imidazole ribonucleotide synthase codes for the protein MSGPMVLPGGTLGILGGGQLGRMMALAARTLGYQVQALDPDSACPSRSVVDRCLTASFTDTAAAEDLARQCDVVTLEIEKVSLATLNAVSRHAPMRPGASVLEVVQHRGRQKAWLAKGGFPLGPWREANSEAELSQAITALGGKCFIKSSEGGYDGRGQSEVKSASEAGVAWKELGERSVVVEAALDLKAELSVLVARGPDGQLAVYPPAFNHHEERILAWSLLPGPLPPAVLTQASQVARDITAGLKVEGLLVVEMFLLGDGSLLVNEVAPRPHNSFHSTEVACLTSQFEQAVRAVCNLPLGSVEVVRPAAIVNLLGDLWLQEGGPRFAQALALPGVRLHLYGKRDARKGRKMGHLSAVGSTPEDALQRVKAAARALGM
- the cglC gene encoding adventurous gliding motility lipoprotein CglC, with product MFVRTALFLSAALMLGGCDVTTELGKPCQLVRRATDQEREAQGRKFVEIQEKDIAVDQDFISFGSLDCEDLICVRDDQSPRSDNPEAFALGYCSKECVQGTTTGCEITRTVGDVEEGLKERMTCRPLLLDQDTLDAIKIADEGFYRRTFGENNSPYFCAGAVAAAQGN
- a CDS encoding outer membrane beta-barrel domain-containing protein, encoding MKPAFRLLLTLCAGVPALAGADQAPAPAAAAPAPATPAPAPATPAPKTAANSNPPATSQEEEAGDVSEVDKDALGPLRERIRPVSGHMFLKKGRFEVSPSASITIRDAFFKKYLFGGTVTYFPMETLGVGLRGGYALNSVAGSAQICTFTPGEGGDTRGCRAPSKGELDGYAPGQLTLMGGVDVQWAPIYGKLSLLAEKFVHFDMYGVVGGSVVQYKGPAEPLADGSPVAGSKSYLTGGGNVGVGLRFFFNRWMTLRTELRDIIYVEKGREPTPSYLRNQILFELGLSFFFPSGS
- a CDS encoding vWA domain-containing protein: MNRTVLFLALAGGLALTALVLGMPRGGGLPPTPHVVVTPPPPVPQPGPRASTGSLQVTSRLSHPYVPVGPSETYVTVDLTGAEVPGAKRSPVNLAVVIDRSGSMSGYKLQQAKQAARHLVSLLRDEDRLAIVHYGSDVKSLPSLPATSGNRERMLQFIDGIWDDGGTNISAGLSVGRTQLASAMGGTASVNRLILMSDGQPTEGVSDEEGLKNVVREIRASGITVSSIGVGTDFNEDLMQAFAEYGAGAYGFLEDASKLSTLFQRDLQQATTAVARNVELSFELPPGTTLGEVLGYRAHQAGNTVRVALPDFSAGQVERVVARLHVTGIAPGQSVQVAGLKVAYTDLLVQKNVEDQSVLAAVATNVQEEVVQRQDKEATVYAARARSAQNLQKAAEAMAQGNKAEAKGYLSQNQALFEEAGAVAGAAAVAADQAEQSRAMQEYDDADSYEAQKAAVKNSKVKALKSFGRMGSTY
- the purE gene encoding 5-(carboxyamino)imidazole ribonucleotide mutase; translation: MAASASTPWVGVIMGGKSDLEHLQPAIDILAELRIPHEVRVVSAHRTPDWMMEYASSAEGRGLSVIIAAAGGAAHLPGMVSSKTLLPVLGVPMPTTVLSGFDALLSIVQMPKGVPVGTQAIGKPGAANAALHAAAILALKYPELRERLAAWRKARTDEVLAQREVAG